In Bdellovibrio sp. GT3, one genomic interval encodes:
- a CDS encoding short-chain fatty acid transporter: MNTKSPRNGIFRRLISLSVKVVNEYLPDPFIFCALLTFIVFIAAFPVTGMGPMQIINGWYEGFWSLLGFSMQMILVLVLGHALANSRPCARALSAIASKLHTPSQAILVVSFVSLAASWFNWGFGLVIGAIFAKEIARKVKNVDYRLLIASAYTGFLIWHGGLSGSIPLTIATDGALAKASNNVVSGAIPVSDTLFSTYNLFIVIALFLTVPFLNRFMHPRADEVVTVDPKLLVEENMDIDESGATWADRIENGRWVSLVLAGIALIYIVNYFFTKGLDLNLNIVNFIFLFTGVLLHGTPRRYLIAIRNAATSSSGIILQFPFYAGIMGLMVVKGDNGVSIAGAMSNFFVDISTQTTFPFFTFIAAGIVNFFVPSGGGQWAVQAPIMLPAAQELGVSIAKTSMAIAWGDAWTNMIQPFWALPALGIAGLGARDIMGFCLITLLYSGVVISAGFLFL, translated from the coding sequence ATGAATACAAAATCCCCCCGCAATGGCATCTTTCGCAGGCTGATCAGTTTATCTGTCAAAGTCGTAAATGAATACTTACCTGATCCATTCATATTCTGTGCGCTGCTTACTTTTATCGTGTTTATCGCAGCATTCCCGGTGACTGGTATGGGGCCCATGCAGATTATCAACGGATGGTATGAGGGCTTCTGGAGTCTGCTGGGATTTTCGATGCAAATGATTTTAGTGCTGGTTCTGGGGCACGCCTTGGCGAACTCCCGCCCCTGCGCCAGAGCACTGTCCGCTATAGCCTCAAAACTACACACCCCTTCACAAGCCATCCTTGTGGTGTCGTTCGTCTCTCTGGCAGCTTCCTGGTTCAACTGGGGTTTTGGTTTGGTAATCGGCGCCATTTTTGCGAAGGAAATCGCACGGAAAGTTAAGAATGTCGACTACCGCCTGTTGATTGCCTCTGCCTACACGGGATTTCTGATCTGGCACGGGGGACTTTCCGGCTCCATCCCGCTAACCATTGCCACCGATGGTGCTTTAGCCAAAGCCTCCAACAATGTGGTCAGCGGAGCAATCCCTGTCTCTGACACTTTGTTCTCGACCTACAATCTGTTCATTGTGATTGCGTTATTTTTGACAGTTCCCTTTCTGAATCGCTTTATGCATCCGCGCGCTGATGAAGTGGTCACGGTGGACCCGAAGCTGTTAGTGGAAGAAAACATGGACATTGATGAAAGTGGCGCGACCTGGGCGGATCGCATTGAAAATGGACGATGGGTTTCGCTGGTGCTGGCAGGGATCGCGTTGATCTATATCGTGAATTACTTTTTCACGAAGGGTCTGGATCTGAATTTAAATATCGTGAACTTCATCTTTTTGTTCACTGGTGTGCTACTGCACGGAACTCCTCGCCGTTATTTGATCGCCATCCGCAATGCTGCAACCAGTTCCAGTGGCATCATCCTGCAGTTTCCATTTTATGCGGGGATTATGGGATTAATGGTGGTCAAAGGTGACAACGGAGTCTCTATTGCCGGTGCGATGTCGAATTTCTTCGTGGATATTTCAACACAAACCACCTTCCCATTTTTTACATTTATCGCCGCCGGCATCGTGAACTTCTTCGTTCCCTCGGGTGGTGGACAGTGGGCGGTGCAAGCGCCGATCATGCTACCCGCCGCGCAAGAGTTGGGAGTGTCCATTGCGAAAACATCCATGGCCATTGCCTGGGGTGATGCCTGGACAAACATGATTCAACCCTTCTGGGCGTTACCAGCTTTGGGAATTGCGGGACTAGGTGCCCGTGACATTATGGGATTTTGCCTGATCACACTGCTTTATTCTGGAGTGGTGATCTCTGCCGGATTCCTGTTTCTATAA
- the pepT gene encoding peptidase T encodes MTQNLEKQLVERFFRYLAVSSQSDDNASSLPSTPGQQKLAELLADELRSLGLQNIVIDQNATVTAVKPGTKKGGPRIGFITHIDTVDVGLSPHIHPQILKFTGEDVCLNKKENIWLRTAEHPEILPYKNQDVIFSDGTSVLGADNKAAVAVVMTLLANLSQEQQYGDIVVAFVPDEEIGLLGAKAMDLSRFDVDFAYTIDCCELGEVVYENFNAATADLTFTGVTAHPMSAKGVLVNPILMAQDFISLFDRSQTPENTAGREGYIWFNGMTATQQEAKLTASIRDFDLNSFAMRKKKIADATAEIQKKYPTASVSSKITDTYSNISSALGEDRRAIDLIFAGLKEIGVEPKVIPMRGGTDGAALSAKGILTPNFFTGALNFHSKYEFLPIPSFVKSYELAEKICLLAAKT; translated from the coding sequence ATGACTCAGAACCTTGAAAAACAATTAGTGGAACGTTTCTTTAGATATCTTGCCGTCAGTTCACAGAGCGATGACAATGCGTCATCACTTCCCAGCACTCCCGGACAACAAAAGCTTGCAGAACTTTTGGCCGATGAACTTCGATCATTGGGCTTGCAAAACATTGTGATCGATCAAAATGCCACGGTGACGGCGGTAAAGCCCGGCACTAAAAAGGGCGGCCCACGCATTGGCTTTATCACTCATATCGACACGGTTGACGTGGGTTTGAGTCCGCACATCCATCCGCAAATCCTGAAATTCACGGGTGAGGATGTATGCCTGAATAAAAAAGAAAATATCTGGCTGCGCACCGCCGAACACCCCGAGATCCTGCCCTACAAAAATCAGGACGTCATTTTCAGTGATGGCACCAGTGTTCTGGGTGCTGACAACAAAGCCGCTGTTGCGGTGGTGATGACGTTGCTTGCGAATCTTTCCCAGGAACAGCAATACGGCGATATCGTCGTCGCATTTGTTCCTGACGAGGAGATCGGACTCTTAGGAGCCAAGGCCATGGATCTGTCCCGGTTTGATGTGGACTTCGCTTACACCATTGACTGCTGTGAACTTGGCGAGGTTGTGTATGAAAACTTCAATGCCGCAACGGCCGACTTGACGTTCACTGGAGTGACCGCTCACCCGATGTCAGCAAAGGGTGTTTTGGTAAATCCAATATTAATGGCTCAGGATTTTATCAGCCTCTTTGATCGCAGCCAAACCCCGGAAAACACCGCGGGTCGCGAGGGTTATATCTGGTTTAATGGAATGACGGCCACTCAGCAAGAAGCCAAGCTGACCGCTTCCATTCGCGATTTTGACTTAAACAGTTTTGCCATGCGCAAAAAGAAAATTGCCGACGCCACAGCAGAAATTCAGAAGAAATACCCGACCGCTTCGGTCAGCAGTAAGATCACTGACACTTATAGCAATATCAGCAGTGCCCTGGGCGAAGACCGCAGGGCGATTGATTTGATTTTTGCCGGACTTAAGGAAATTGGCGTTGAGCCCAAAGTCATCCCGATGCGCGGAGGCACCGATGGTGCGGCCCTGTCGGCAAAAGGGATTCTGACGCCCAACTTTTTCACCGGCGCTTTGAACTTTCATTCAAAGTACGAGTTTCTGCCAATCCCTTCATTTGTAAAATCCTATGAATTGGCGGAAAAGATTTGTTTGTTGGCGGCTAAGACTTAG
- a CDS encoding methyl-accepting chemotaxis protein translates to MRSRSLNFKIMGIVGVMTVGALSITGVGYWGMASLNEILERATQVTAQRSHKDHSLNSLFQDQLIQERNYLLNPSAEARREGKTKITDGDKAIRDMVESRKKISGPGGLKDLADFMAPYEKWVLLNREIINLVDTDRASEAVALLLEKGRPIRIATTAVTDRMIASAAEDMAADNKEAEEEYARANSLMTVGAAVSILLGLLMSGLVLRAIGRSINRVISDLNSNSTQVGQASQQIASTSSQLAEASSEQAASLEETVATLEELSSMIKTNAANANQAAKMSADTEVIAGNGDKAIKKLKESMNEISKDSRKIEEIITVIDDIAFQTNLLALNAAVEAARAGEQGKGFAVVAEAVRALASRSATAAKEISELIKGSVDKIEVGSSEVSSSAEILQEIVASSHKMTEISREIASASDEQANGVAQIGKAMNQLDQVTQVNAATSEEASAAAEELSAQADQLNQIVDLLVTTIKGGDATIEIKAEGTSFHSQEPRVHAERIAA, encoded by the coding sequence GTGCGCAGCCGAAGTTTAAATTTCAAAATCATGGGTATAGTCGGAGTTATGACCGTGGGCGCTCTGTCGATCACTGGTGTGGGTTACTGGGGTATGGCAAGTTTGAATGAAATTCTGGAGCGGGCCACTCAAGTGACGGCGCAAAGAAGTCACAAGGACCATTCTTTAAACTCATTATTTCAGGATCAATTGATTCAGGAACGCAATTATTTGTTGAATCCGTCTGCTGAGGCTCGTCGCGAAGGTAAAACCAAAATCACAGATGGTGATAAGGCCATTCGCGACATGGTTGAATCCCGTAAAAAAATATCAGGTCCTGGTGGTTTGAAAGACCTGGCTGATTTTATGGCCCCCTATGAAAAATGGGTTTTGCTAAACCGCGAAATTATTAATCTGGTCGATACGGATCGCGCCTCCGAGGCTGTCGCCTTGCTGCTGGAGAAGGGTCGTCCCATCCGTATTGCTACCACTGCAGTGACTGACCGTATGATCGCAAGTGCGGCCGAAGATATGGCCGCCGATAATAAAGAAGCGGAAGAAGAATACGCTCGCGCCAATTCCTTGATGACCGTGGGCGCGGCCGTTTCAATTTTGTTGGGTCTATTAATGTCAGGCTTGGTGCTGCGTGCGATTGGGCGCTCTATCAATCGAGTGATCTCGGACCTTAACTCCAACTCAACGCAAGTAGGACAGGCTTCGCAACAGATTGCCAGCACCTCTTCTCAGTTGGCGGAAGCTTCTTCAGAGCAGGCGGCTTCACTTGAGGAAACCGTGGCGACTCTTGAGGAGCTGTCTTCAATGATTAAGACAAACGCAGCCAACGCAAATCAAGCCGCCAAGATGTCAGCAGACACTGAGGTTATTGCTGGCAATGGCGACAAAGCGATTAAGAAGCTTAAAGAATCCATGAATGAAATCTCCAAGGACTCAAGAAAGATTGAGGAGATCATTACAGTCATTGATGATATCGCATTCCAGACTAATCTCTTGGCGCTGAACGCGGCCGTTGAAGCTGCCCGTGCTGGGGAGCAGGGAAAAGGTTTTGCAGTCGTGGCTGAAGCCGTTCGTGCTCTCGCGTCCCGCAGTGCCACCGCGGCCAAAGAGATCTCAGAATTGATCAAAGGCAGCGTTGATAAAATTGAAGTGGGTTCCAGCGAAGTGAGCTCCAGTGCGGAAATTCTGCAGGAGATCGTGGCTTCTTCCCATAAAATGACCGAAATCAGTCGTGAGATTGCCTCTGCCAGTGACGAGCAGGCCAACGGCGTCGCCCAAATTGGCAAAGCGATGAATCAGCTGGATCAAGTGACGCAAGTGAATGCGGCAACATCTGAAGAGGCCTCGGCGGCTGCGGAAGAGTTATCAGCACAAGCAGACCAACTGAATCAAATCGTGGACCTTTTGGTAACGACGATCAAAGGCGGCGACGCGACTATCGAGATCAAGGCGGAAGGGACTTCGTTTCATTCCCAAGAGCCGCGTGTGCATGCAGAAAGAATTGCTGCCTAA
- a CDS encoding bestrophin-like domain encodes MNLWVTIAWVVGLLLVAAFVGYKFGKRFGVPDSNSSMIPTSILGLLALILGFTFSMSVNRFENRQKLVLAEANAIGTTYLRADFLRDPHSKNIKKYLKEYVDVRLRILQKFPDEAEKNAVAQETERIQGLIWGETVAASRLETNVLTGSFVTSLNETIDLSASWDFILRNTVPGLIYFMIICVAITGTFFLGYMNGANGGGSHVGILALAVLFALVIALIEDLDRPRRGVVHVNQSSLLQLKQQISK; translated from the coding sequence ATGAACTTGTGGGTTACGATTGCCTGGGTGGTCGGTTTGCTTTTGGTGGCGGCATTTGTCGGCTATAAATTCGGCAAACGATTTGGGGTTCCAGATTCAAACTCATCAATGATTCCCACTTCGATTTTGGGCTTGTTGGCTTTGATTCTTGGATTCACGTTTTCCATGTCAGTAAATCGATTTGAAAATCGCCAAAAACTGGTTTTGGCGGAAGCCAATGCCATTGGCACGACATATTTGCGGGCTGATTTTTTGCGAGACCCCCACTCAAAGAACATTAAGAAATATCTCAAAGAATATGTCGATGTACGGCTTAGGATTCTGCAGAAGTTTCCTGATGAGGCGGAGAAAAACGCAGTCGCACAGGAGACCGAACGCATTCAAGGTTTGATTTGGGGGGAAACGGTGGCGGCTTCTCGTTTGGAAACAAATGTTCTGACGGGTTCTTTTGTGACGTCTCTGAATGAAACCATCGACCTGAGCGCAAGCTGGGATTTCATTTTAAGAAACACCGTTCCCGGATTGATTTACTTTATGATCATTTGTGTTGCGATCACAGGCACCTTTTTTCTGGGATATATGAATGGCGCCAATGGTGGAGGTTCTCATGTCGGCATTCTGGCGCTGGCGGTTTTGTTTGCGTTGGTTATTGCGCTTATCGAAGATCTGGATCGTCCCCGCCGTGGAGTTGTGCATGTCAACCAATCCAGCTTGTTGCAATTGAAGCAGCAGATATCCAAATAG
- a CDS encoding inorganic diphosphatase: MNPWHDVDMGENAPELVNALIEIPRFSKTKFELDKKSGLLMVDRVLYSSVHYPANYGFIPQSYCGDHDPLDILVLGQAEVYPLSIMRARPIGYMHMMDQGESDDKIIAVHADDPEMVTVNSINELAPHILKEIRNFFEIYKNLENKSVEVRDFYGKPEACKVILEARDLYQNMKSELIK, translated from the coding sequence ATGAATCCTTGGCATGACGTCGACATGGGCGAGAACGCACCAGAACTGGTGAACGCTCTTATTGAAATTCCCAGATTTTCCAAAACAAAATTTGAACTTGATAAAAAATCCGGTCTGCTGATGGTGGACCGGGTTTTGTACAGCTCTGTTCATTATCCGGCCAACTACGGCTTCATTCCCCAAAGCTACTGCGGTGACCATGACCCTTTGGATATCCTGGTTCTGGGCCAAGCAGAGGTGTATCCGCTGTCCATCATGAGGGCTCGACCCATCGGGTACATGCACATGATGGATCAAGGGGAGTCAGACGACAAAATCATCGCCGTGCATGCCGATGATCCGGAGATGGTCACCGTGAACTCCATCAACGAACTGGCGCCGCACATCCTGAAAGAGATACGGAACTTTTTTGAAATTTATAAAAATTTGGAAAACAAATCTGTCGAAGTGCGGGATTTTTACGGTAAACCCGAGGCCTGCAAGGTGATCCTGGAGGCCCGGGATTTATATCAGAATATGAAAAGTGAACTGATAAAATAA
- a CDS encoding tetratricopeptide repeat protein: MLSFVKTNASIGLLLTLTACAGMSTKSLESQQLASINAPNSPVDPLNVRAQADYQFIVGDVYSREGKPAQAIKFFEKVAALDPNSAAVHLRLSTEYQKTKKNKEALKHAELAVQKDGNNIEARLVLAKLYSAEKNYDKAISEYNTVLKLDPKNTDAPVYIGALYADKKEYAKAEQYYNNLLKDSKYSAPHEIHYYLGLIRLEQKGAQHEAAAEAAFKKALKSKDDYEDALVSLTDLYLKQKNRGKALALCLDFQKQHGFVASVADKISQIYIDDGNMDKAYEQFEVIAGGANSSLEAQMKMALILIKQKRHPQAIASLKHILAQSPSAHAARYYLAAVYEELGDAENAIRNFMMVPATSEHFSDSIVHAAYLLKGQGKVNQALTLTENGLKSNAGKAQMYTMYASLLDAKADYLGAARVLEKGLSKYSHNVGLLFQHALILDRLGQKTAMIEQMKKVLELEPDHVQSMSYLAFSMAEMNQQLPEAEKLARRALELNPQDGYVMDTLGWVLFKQKRFAESVQVLEKAFAQQSSASIIAEHLGDAYSMQSQTVKANAMYTKAAALSSDKKRASQIRGKIQ; the protein is encoded by the coding sequence ATGCTTTCTTTCGTTAAAACAAATGCAAGTATTGGTCTTTTGCTTACCCTTACCGCTTGCGCAGGAATGTCCACGAAATCGTTGGAGTCCCAGCAACTAGCAAGCATCAACGCTCCCAACTCGCCTGTTGATCCTTTAAATGTGCGGGCCCAAGCTGACTATCAATTCATTGTCGGTGATGTTTACAGCCGCGAGGGCAAACCCGCGCAAGCCATTAAATTTTTCGAGAAAGTGGCAGCTTTGGATCCAAACTCCGCAGCCGTTCATCTGCGCCTGTCCACTGAGTATCAGAAAACCAAAAAGAATAAAGAAGCCCTTAAGCACGCCGAACTTGCCGTTCAAAAAGATGGCAACAATATCGAAGCACGCCTGGTTCTGGCGAAGCTTTATTCTGCAGAAAAAAACTATGACAAGGCCATCTCTGAATACAACACGGTGTTGAAACTTGATCCAAAGAATACTGATGCGCCCGTTTATATTGGTGCACTTTATGCTGATAAAAAAGAATACGCCAAGGCAGAGCAGTACTACAACAACCTGTTAAAGGATTCAAAGTACTCGGCCCCTCATGAAATTCACTATTATCTGGGTCTGATTCGCTTGGAGCAAAAAGGTGCACAGCATGAAGCGGCGGCTGAAGCGGCATTTAAAAAAGCGCTAAAGTCCAAAGACGACTATGAAGATGCCCTGGTCTCCCTGACGGATCTTTATTTAAAACAGAAGAACCGCGGCAAAGCCCTTGCTTTGTGCCTTGATTTCCAAAAACAACATGGCTTCGTGGCCAGTGTTGCCGACAAAATTTCGCAGATCTATATCGACGATGGCAATATGGATAAAGCCTATGAACAATTCGAAGTCATTGCCGGAGGTGCCAACTCCTCTTTGGAAGCACAGATGAAAATGGCGCTTATTTTGATTAAACAAAAACGCCACCCTCAGGCCATCGCAAGCTTGAAGCACATTCTGGCGCAAAGCCCAAGTGCCCATGCCGCTCGTTATTACCTGGCCGCTGTCTATGAGGAGTTGGGGGATGCGGAAAACGCGATTCGCAACTTTATGATGGTCCCTGCAACCAGCGAGCACTTCAGTGACTCGATCGTGCATGCGGCTTATTTACTCAAAGGCCAGGGCAAGGTTAATCAGGCCCTGACTCTGACTGAAAATGGTCTTAAATCGAATGCCGGCAAAGCACAGATGTATACGATGTATGCCTCCCTGCTTGATGCCAAGGCCGATTACCTGGGGGCTGCTCGTGTATTGGAAAAAGGTCTCTCCAAGTACTCCCACAACGTCGGCTTGTTGTTTCAGCATGCCTTGATATTGGATCGACTGGGCCAAAAAACTGCCATGATTGAACAAATGAAAAAAGTGTTGGAGCTGGAGCCCGATCACGTGCAAAGCATGAGCTACCTGGCGTTTTCAATGGCGGAAATGAATCAACAACTGCCTGAGGCCGAAAAACTTGCCCGTCGTGCTTTGGAACTGAACCCGCAGGACGGCTATGTGATGGATACGTTGGGCTGGGTGTTGTTTAAGCAAAAAAGATTTGCTGAATCCGTGCAAGTGCTGGAGAAAGCCTTTGCGCAGCAATCCTCGGCAAGCATTATCGCCGAACATTTGGGGGATGCGTATTCGATGCAGTCGCAAACTGTAAAAGCGAATGCCATGTACACAAAAGCTGCTGCGCTGTCTTCAGATAAAAAACGCGCCAGCCAAATCCGCGGTAAAATCCAATAA
- a CDS encoding glycerophosphodiester phosphodiesterase, whose amino-acid sequence MKLMGHRGSRDRAPENTMRSFEALLKSKVTVVEFDIHQCADGVWVVHHDDTLDRTTTSSGPVAVKSWEELSQVRTKEGDKLPKLEDVLQLYKSSAMELQIEVKSPGNFAKLGELLKQRFDISRVTVISFNHNWLHEFKTTNPEIKTTCLLFGLPMNPVEIVRAAKADGISLSVNWIDESVVKKCHAQNLKVTAWNANDIEVFKKMKALGVDFLGTDTPFTAMEWG is encoded by the coding sequence ATGAAGTTAATGGGCCACCGAGGATCCCGCGACCGGGCTCCTGAAAATACGATGCGCTCCTTTGAGGCGTTGCTTAAATCAAAAGTCACAGTGGTGGAGTTTGATATTCACCAGTGCGCCGACGGGGTGTGGGTGGTCCATCACGACGACACCCTGGATCGCACGACAACCTCATCCGGTCCTGTCGCTGTTAAGTCCTGGGAAGAGCTTTCCCAAGTTCGCACCAAAGAGGGTGATAAGCTGCCAAAGCTCGAGGACGTGCTACAACTTTATAAAAGCTCCGCCATGGAGTTGCAGATTGAAGTGAAGTCCCCAGGTAATTTTGCGAAGCTTGGCGAGTTGCTAAAACAACGGTTTGATATTTCACGGGTGACCGTCATTTCCTTTAACCATAATTGGTTGCATGAATTCAAAACCACGAATCCGGAAATTAAAACCACCTGTTTGCTTTTTGGATTACCGATGAATCCGGTGGAAATCGTTCGCGCGGCAAAAGCTGACGGGATTTCCCTGAGCGTAAACTGGATTGATGAGTCCGTTGTTAAGAAATGTCATGCACAGAACCTTAAGGTCACCGCTTGGAATGCCAACGACATTGAAGTCTTCAAAAAGATGAAAGCCCTTGGTGTTGATTTCCTTGGAACCGATACTCCATTTACTGCCATGGAGTGGGGTTGA
- a CDS encoding RluA family pseudouridine synthase, with the protein MSTSKKIPKKYQPKGFEILHDDLDIIVGNKSPGILTVAAKWERENTVHGLLNQYVRKGNPRSTKVVHVVHRLDQATSGVLIFAKTEEVMNKLKDNWKSFNKTYYTIVHGKLDKKSGTIQSYLSEDEDYVVHSSQNSDDGKLAITEYTVLKEADKFSLLKINLLTGKKNQIRVHMAGLGHAVVGDTKYGKPQSPFKNLFLHSAELEFNHPHSGKRISFKARVPAYFKNLIEFEY; encoded by the coding sequence ATGTCGACATCAAAAAAGATCCCTAAGAAATACCAACCCAAAGGTTTTGAAATTCTCCACGATGATTTGGATATTATCGTGGGCAACAAATCACCCGGTATTTTGACGGTTGCCGCAAAATGGGAGCGCGAAAACACAGTCCACGGCCTGCTGAACCAGTATGTGCGCAAGGGTAATCCCCGCTCCACCAAAGTGGTTCACGTGGTTCATCGCCTGGATCAGGCGACATCCGGTGTTTTGATTTTTGCAAAGACCGAAGAGGTCATGAACAAACTTAAAGACAACTGGAAATCTTTTAACAAAACCTACTACACGATTGTGCATGGCAAACTGGATAAAAAATCCGGCACCATTCAAAGTTATTTGAGTGAGGACGAAGACTACGTCGTTCACTCCAGCCAGAATTCTGATGACGGCAAACTTGCCATCACGGAATATACGGTTCTGAAAGAGGCCGACAAATTCAGCCTTTTAAAAATCAATCTTCTGACCGGAAAAAAGAATCAAATTCGCGTGCACATGGCAGGACTGGGTCATGCAGTTGTGGGCGACACCAAGTACGGCAAACCCCAATCCCCGTTTAAAAATCTATTCCTGCACTCTGCAGAACTTGAATTCAATCACCCGCACAGCGGTAAAAGAATAAGCTTCAAAGCCCGAGTGCCGGCTTACTTTAAAAATCTGATCGAATTTGAATATTAG
- a CDS encoding EF-hand domain-containing protein → MKLIVSVAVVLLFAACSTKAPSDRYIINSIKTADLDSSKSISRNEFKMYFQGRFSQIDAGDTGKLSAKKLCPAILAERICEGADVNQDKYITIDELYNRLDGEFDRVNKDGKGDISYKEFHEALLP, encoded by the coding sequence GTGAAGTTGATCGTTTCTGTGGCAGTTGTGCTATTGTTTGCCGCTTGCAGTACCAAGGCCCCTTCCGACCGATACATTATCAATTCCATTAAGACCGCCGACCTAGATAGCTCCAAGTCTATCTCTCGCAATGAGTTCAAAATGTATTTCCAAGGGCGTTTCAGTCAAATCGATGCCGGAGATACGGGGAAGCTGTCAGCCAAAAAATTGTGCCCGGCGATCCTCGCCGAACGAATTTGTGAAGGAGCGGACGTGAATCAGGATAAGTACATCACGATTGATGAGCTCTATAACCGCCTGGATGGAGAGTTTGACCGGGTCAATAAAGACGGAAAAGGTGACATTTCTTATAAGGAATTTCACGAGGCGCTGCTACCGTAG
- a CDS encoding polysaccharide deacetylase family protein: MKRLLALSFAVLSFNSAFAQTNDEVTALLGPVPSDQELIQLQEKESVQRRIEMGMWDNFNACKYGIRVPDKVTRGTIALTFDDGPNPKTTPIILDTLKKHGAKATFFVLGGKIAGNETLIRRILNEGHHIANHSWNHPNFHTLSVVDAKNQIYQTDKALRQFVTPNYLRYPYGNSTCSANEYANSIGYNIVGWNIDTCDWAFANTGRVSDSSNKTCQAPASLRADYAGYVNHVVAQTNGGVLLMHDIHANTANSLDRMMTMLEKQGYRFVDLADTNLFPKLNEY, translated from the coding sequence ATGAAGCGTTTATTGGCTCTGTCTTTTGCAGTACTTTCCTTCAATTCAGCATTCGCGCAAACTAATGACGAAGTGACGGCTCTATTGGGCCCGGTTCCTTCAGACCAGGAATTGATCCAGCTTCAGGAAAAGGAATCCGTACAAAGACGCATTGAAATGGGTATGTGGGATAACTTTAATGCCTGCAAATACGGTATCAGAGTTCCTGATAAAGTCACCAGAGGCACCATCGCTTTGACTTTTGATGATGGTCCAAATCCTAAAACCACTCCGATTATTTTGGATACTCTGAAAAAGCACGGTGCGAAAGCCACGTTCTTCGTGTTGGGTGGTAAAATCGCGGGCAACGAGACCTTGATTCGTCGTATTTTGAACGAAGGTCATCACATTGCAAATCACTCCTGGAATCATCCTAACTTTCATACATTGTCAGTGGTTGATGCGAAAAACCAAATCTATCAAACTGACAAAGCACTTCGCCAGTTCGTTACGCCAAACTATCTTCGTTACCCGTATGGGAACTCCACGTGTTCTGCGAACGAATATGCAAACTCAATTGGTTATAATATCGTAGGCTGGAACATAGATACGTGTGACTGGGCTTTTGCGAACACAGGCCGTGTCTCTGATTCCTCCAACAAAACGTGCCAGGCGCCAGCAAGCTTGCGTGCGGATTACGCGGGTTATGTGAACCACGTGGTGGCCCAAACTAACGGTGGCGTGTTGTTGATGCATGATATTCATGCGAATACGGCAAACAGCCTGGACCGCATGATGACAATGCTTGAAAAACAGGGCTATCGTTTTGTGGATCTTGCTGATACAAATTTATTTCCGAAATTGAACGAATACTAA